A portion of the Glycine max cultivar Williams 82 chromosome 10, Glycine_max_v4.0, whole genome shotgun sequence genome contains these proteins:
- the LOC100810530 gene encoding amino acid transporter AVT1C: MNNSVSENSFIIESDEEDEEKDLNKGEGGGNDSDSSNYSNENPPQRKPSSYNISWPQSYRQSIDLYSSVPSPNIGFLGTPSLSRLSSSFLSTSLTRRHTPEALPSLTKPLIQQDTEDEQHQRRSSHTLLPPLPSRRSSLIKKDSKVAHLEVPSRHCSFGQAMLNGINVLCGVGILSTPYAAKVGGWLGLSILVIFAIISFYTGLLLRSCLDSEPELETYPDIGQAAFGTTGRIAISIVLYVELYACCIEYIILEGDNLSSLFPSAHLNLGGIELNSRTLFAVITTLAVLPTVWLRDLSILSYISAGGVVASILVVLCLLWVGIEDVGFHSKGTTLNLSTLPVAVGLYGYCYSGHAVFPNIYTSMANPNQFPGVLLACFGICTLLYAGAAVMGYTMFGEAILSQFTLNMPKELVATNIAVWTTVVNPFTKYALTISPVAMSLEELIPSNHAKSYLYSIFIRTGLVLSTLFIGLSVPFFGLVMSLIGSLLTMLVTLILPCACFLRILRGKVTRIQAALCITIITVGVVCSAFGTYSALSEIVKSLRE; this comes from the exons ATGAATAACTCTGTTTCAGAAAACAGTTTCATCATTGAGAGTGATGAAGAAGACGAGGAGAAGGATTTGAACAAAGGTGAAGGTGGTGGAAACGATTCTGATTCTTCCAATTACTCAAATGAAAACCCTCCACAGAGAAAGCCCAGTTCTTACAACATCTCATGGCCTCAGAGTTACAG GCAATCTATTGATCTATATAGTAGTGTGCCATCACCAAACATTGGATTTTTGGGCACACCCTCATTGTCAAGACTAAGCAGTTCTTTCCTTTCTACATCACTAACAAGGAGGCACACTCCTGAAGCACTTCCTTCATTGACAAAGCCTCTGATACAACAAGACACAGAAGATGAGCAGCATCAGAGACGTAGCTCTCATACCTTGCTTCCTCCTCTTCCTTCTAGAAGGTCTTCTTTGATTAAGAAGGATTCCAAGGTTGCTCATCTTGAAGTTCCCTCTCGCCACTGCTCTTTTGGGCAAGCTATGCTTAATG GCATAAATGTTCTTTGTGGTGTTGGAATCCTTTCTACACCTTATGCTGCCAAAGTAGGTGGATGGCTTGGGCTTTCTATATTGGTCATTTTtgcaattatttcattttatactgGGCTGCTCTTGCGTTCCTGCCTGGACAGTGAACCTGAGCTTGAGACGTATCCTGATATTGGCCAAGCTGCATTTGGTACTACTGGACGTATTGCCATTTCA ATAGTATTGTACGTGGAATTATAT GCTTGTTGcattgaatatataattttggagGGTGACAATTTGTCTTCTTTATTTCCAAGTGCACACTTGAATTTGGGTGGAATTGAACTGAATTCACGTACTTTGTTTGCTGTGATTACTACCTTGGCTGTTCTTCCTACTGTTTGGCTCCGTGACCTAAGCATTCTCAGTTACATATCCG CTGGTGGAGTTGTTGCATCGATTTTAGTGGTTCTCTGCTTGTTATGGGTTGGCATAGAGGACGTAGGCTTTCATAGCAAAGGGACCACACTCAATCTTTCAACTCTTCCTGTTGCTGTTGGTCTTTATGGTTACTGCTACTCTGGACATGCAGTGTTCCCGAACATTTATACATCCATGGCAAATCCAAACCAATTTCCTGGAGTGCTCTTAGCATG TTTTGGTATTTGTACCTTATTGTATGCTGGGGCTGCTGTAATGGGATACACAATGTTTGGAGAAGCTATACTGTCTCAGTTCACTCTCAACATGCCTAAAGAATTGGTAGCCACAAATATTGCTGTCTGGACTACG GTGGTTAATCCATTTACCAA GTATGCATTGACTATATCTCCAGTGGCAATGAGTCTGGAGGAGTTGATACCGTCAAACCATGCCAAGTCTTATCTATATTCCATCTTCATCAGAACAGGGCTGGTTCTTTCTACCCTATTTATTGGTCTCTCAGTTCCCTTTTTTG gTCTGGTGATGTCATTGATTGGATCATTACTCACAATGCTTGTT ACTTTGATACTACCCTGTGCTTGTTTCCTAAGAATCTTGCGGGGCAAAGTGACACGAATACAG GCAGCACTTTGCATTACAATTATCACAGTAGGTGTTGTATGTTCTGCTTTTGGAACATACTCCGCCCTCTCCGAGATTGTGAAGAGTTTGAGGGAGTGA